A window of Lytechinus variegatus isolate NC3 chromosome 15, Lvar_3.0, whole genome shotgun sequence contains these coding sequences:
- the LOC121428701 gene encoding DNA polymerase epsilon subunit 3-like, translating to MAERPEDLNLPLSVITRIMKDAIPDGISVSKEARNAVSKAASVFVLYATSCANTHALKGKRKTLNATDVFAALDDMEFSEFIEPLRANLEVFRASLKNKKEASEQRKKNKEDQDTSKDDDEGEEEDEDEEEDDEDDMEDEDDGDDDEDDDVAEVEAGGGEGAGEEPVTVEDEEAESPEVEEIVDK from the exons ATGGCAGAGCGACCTGAAGATCTGAACCTTCCACTTTCAGTCATCACAAGAATTATGAAAGATGCA aTTCCTGATGGTATTAGTGTTTCAAAGGAAGCAAGGAATGCGGTGTCAAAAGCTGCCAGTGTCTTTGTTCTTTATGCTACCTCTTG TGCAAACACTCATGCATTGAAGGGCAAACGGAAGACGTTGAATGCAACCGATGTGTTTGCTGCATTGGATGACATGGAGTTCAGTGAGTTCATCGAACCTTTGAGGGCAAATTTAGAGG TTTTCCGAGCTAGTCTGAAGAACAAGAAAGAGGCATCGGAACAGAGGAAGAAGAACAAAGAAGATCAGGACACCAGCAAAGACGATGAcgaaggagaagaggaagatgaggatgaggaggaggatgacgaAGATGACAtggaggatgaggatgatggcgatgatgatgaggatgatgatgtcgCTGAGGTAGAAGCAGGGGGAGGTGAAGGAGCAGGAGAAGAACCGGTAACGGTCGAAGATGAAGAGGCTGAAAGTCCCGAGGTGGAGGAGATCGTTGATAAATGA